The bacterium genome contains a region encoding:
- a CDS encoding thiamine pyrophosphate-dependent dehydrogenase E1 component subunit alpha — MTRVDDETLIRLYRTVLELRQAEITLAELYKEQMMRTPTHFGVGQEAVAAGVCVALQKSDLIYSHHRGHNHYLAKGGSLDGLVAELYGKETGCSRGRGGSVHLTDLSAGVVITTAILSQTIAVAAGTALAFKMDEDSRVVAVFFGDASLEEGGFYEAINYAAVKSLPVVFVCENNLYSTESPVGVRQAPGTSLCERVRSFKVEAHELDGNDVFAVHEAALAAAQRCRMGQGPVFLECMTYRWLEHVGPNYDHELGRAYRTREELESWQERCPVRRAGERLVKDGLAKPEELQLWLDEANAVIQSAVARAKDAPFPNPVDLFDYVY, encoded by the coding sequence ATGACGCGAGTGGATGACGAAACACTGATTCGGTTGTACCGAACGGTCCTCGAACTTCGGCAAGCCGAGATCACACTCGCCGAACTCTACAAAGAGCAGATGATGCGAACTCCGACCCATTTTGGTGTCGGACAAGAAGCGGTTGCGGCGGGCGTCTGTGTGGCGCTGCAGAAATCGGACCTCATCTACAGCCACCATCGCGGTCACAATCACTACCTGGCCAAGGGCGGCAGCCTCGACGGGTTGGTGGCTGAACTCTATGGCAAGGAGACGGGTTGCTCCCGGGGTCGCGGCGGATCGGTGCATCTCACGGATCTTTCTGCCGGGGTCGTCATCACGACGGCCATCCTCAGCCAGACCATCGCAGTCGCCGCAGGTACGGCGCTGGCGTTCAAGATGGACGAAGACTCCCGCGTCGTGGCGGTCTTCTTCGGGGACGCATCTCTCGAAGAGGGTGGCTTCTACGAGGCCATCAACTACGCGGCCGTGAAATCCCTACCGGTCGTCTTCGTGTGCGAGAACAATCTCTACTCGACCGAAAGCCCTGTCGGCGTACGCCAGGCGCCTGGTACGTCACTTTGCGAACGCGTGCGTTCATTCAAAGTCGAAGCCCACGAACTCGACGGCAACGACGTGTTTGCTGTTCACGAAGCGGCGCTCGCGGCGGCGCAGCGCTGCCGTATGGGGCAAGGGCCGGTCTTCCTGGAGTGCATGACCTATCGCTGGCTCGAGCACGTGGGGCCGAACTACGATCACGAACTCGGTCGCGCCTACAGAACGCGCGAAGAACTCGAGTCATGGCAGGAGCGCTGTCCCGTCCGCCGGGCCGGCGAGCGTCTCGTCAAGGACGGTCTGGCCAAACCAGAGGAACTCCAACTCTGGCTCGATGAGGCCAATGCCGTGATCCAGTCCGCGGTGGCACGCGCCAAGGACGCTCCTTTCCCGAATCCGGTCGATCTCTTCGACTACGTCTACTGA
- a CDS encoding alpha-ketoacid dehydrogenase subunit beta, which produces MRTLSYSRAISEGLVQAMQRDENIFVTGIAVDYPSGIFGSTVEPAEMFPSRVFDAPAMEDGLTGIAIGAAAVGKRPVIVHPRNDFMFQGFDQLINLAAKWSYMYGGQAGRVPIVVRAVIGRGWGQGATHSQSLQSVLAHFPGLIVAMPAMPADAKGLLLTALQQDSPVVLLEHRTLYGHEGEVPERPIPIPFGRAAVWREGSDLTIVATSLMVHEALAAAEELMRHGIDAEVVDPRTIRPLDEETILASIRKTGRLIVADTSWEFCGFASEVAALAVEKAFHALKAPVRRIALADCPAPVSQPLENAFYPKASTIAQAGLNLFGSNSTVGEIDHEDSFKGPY; this is translated from the coding sequence ATGCGCACACTTTCCTACAGTCGGGCGATCTCCGAAGGTCTGGTCCAGGCGATGCAACGGGACGAGAACATTTTCGTGACCGGCATTGCCGTCGACTACCCGTCGGGAATCTTCGGCTCTACCGTCGAGCCTGCCGAGATGTTTCCCTCGCGCGTCTTTGATGCGCCCGCCATGGAAGACGGACTCACGGGGATTGCGATTGGTGCCGCGGCCGTCGGCAAGCGACCCGTCATTGTGCATCCGCGCAATGATTTCATGTTTCAGGGCTTCGATCAGTTGATCAATCTGGCGGCCAAGTGGAGCTATATGTACGGAGGTCAGGCCGGTCGCGTTCCGATCGTAGTCCGGGCGGTGATCGGTCGCGGCTGGGGTCAGGGGGCGACGCACTCCCAGAGCCTGCAATCCGTCCTGGCGCATTTCCCCGGGCTGATCGTCGCCATGCCCGCGATGCCCGCCGACGCGAAAGGCTTGTTGTTGACGGCTCTGCAACAAGATTCCCCGGTCGTCCTGCTCGAGCACCGGACGCTTTACGGTCACGAGGGTGAAGTTCCCGAACGTCCGATCCCGATACCTTTTGGTCGAGCGGCCGTTTGGCGCGAGGGAAGCGATCTCACGATCGTCGCGACTTCACTCATGGTCCACGAGGCGCTGGCCGCCGCCGAAGAACTCATGCGCCACGGGATCGACGCGGAGGTCGTCGATCCCCGGACGATTCGGCCTCTCGACGAGGAGACGATCCTCGCGTCGATCCGCAAGACGGGTCGATTGATCGTGGCCGATACGAGCTGGGAGTTCTGTGGATTCGCTTCCGAGGTGGCGGCTCTGGCCGTCGAGAAGGCTTTCCACGCGCTCAAGGCACCGGTTCGGCGAATCGCATTGGCGGATTGTCCAGCGCCAGTGTCCCAGCCTCTCGAAAACGCGTTCTACCCGAAAGCGTCGACCATCGCCCAGGCCGGCCTCAACCTCTTTGGATCGAACTCCACCGTTGGTGAGATCGACCACGAAGACAGCTTCAAGGGGCCGTATTGA
- a CDS encoding class I SAM-dependent methyltransferase, producing MGGERTKERQYEVLLRYARQHGLTSLGLMTNQAWLDDPKRLAFTFARYKFVAKMFAGRGNVLEVGCGDAFATRIVVQEVGSLTATDFDPLFISDVKDRMGDTWRFAAESHDMLDKPFPGSFDAAYALDVFEHIEPADENRFLGNIVDSLAPHGAVIIGMPSLESQAYASEISKQGHVNCKTMPELRETMERFFHNVFTFSMNDEVVHTGYHKMAHYLFALGCERREEPR from the coding sequence ATGGGGGGGGAACGCACCAAGGAGCGTCAATACGAAGTCCTGCTTCGGTACGCCCGGCAGCATGGTTTGACGTCCCTCGGCCTCATGACGAATCAGGCCTGGCTCGACGATCCCAAACGGCTCGCGTTTACCTTTGCCCGCTACAAGTTTGTGGCGAAGATGTTCGCAGGACGCGGGAACGTACTCGAGGTCGGGTGCGGGGACGCGTTTGCGACGCGGATCGTCGTCCAGGAAGTCGGCTCGCTGACCGCCACCGATTTTGATCCGCTCTTCATCTCAGACGTCAAGGATCGCATGGGCGATACCTGGCGCTTCGCGGCCGAGAGCCACGACATGCTCGACAAACCTTTTCCGGGCAGTTTCGACGCGGCCTACGCACTCGACGTGTTCGAGCACATCGAACCCGCAGACGAGAACCGCTTTCTCGGCAATATCGTGGACTCGCTGGCGCCACACGGGGCCGTCATCATCGGCATGCCTTCGCTCGAGTCTCAGGCCTACGCGTCGGAGATCAGCAAACAGGGGCACGTGAACTGCAAGACGATGCCCGAGCTTCGCGAGACAATGGAGCGCTTCTTTCACAATGTGTTCACGTTCTCGATGAACGATGAGGTGGTCCACACCGGATATCACAAGATGGCGCACTATCTGTTCGCTCTCGGATGCGAGAGGCGGGAGGAACCGCGCTAG
- a CDS encoding flippase-like domain-containing protein: MSRTPNSGSAARDVVEVAEEPLSDPALRSDQIATGSRLKRALKFLLPFAVSGGLLVWLISGQLTGPEVDRAKLLDLVVGSLVIWVPVFIAYGAFSLLLEAYSILRLMPDGNHSLTLWTAARIKAASYLLYIVSYAVGAGTLSFLLPRRASISLAHAAGVVALIAGFDLATLALVTGVSALLLQSGAAGIPQEWIERILGLGGLLAACIVLGVALLRARRSLGPLDRLRELSLFRAARETPPRRLVELALVRFAFVCGFIASMCSVIYAFRIEVPVPDAIVNVALVSAVSSLPIAFAGLGTGQAAFVYLLKDWADPGTLIACSLTMSVGMIALRGLIGFIFSREFALEALQAARQESQEGN, translated from the coding sequence TTGAGTCGCACGCCAAACAGTGGGAGCGCCGCTCGCGATGTCGTAGAAGTCGCCGAAGAGCCGCTGTCCGATCCCGCACTCCGGTCCGACCAGATCGCAACCGGGTCCCGACTGAAGCGGGCACTGAAATTTCTGCTGCCGTTCGCGGTGAGTGGGGGTCTGCTCGTCTGGCTGATCTCAGGTCAGCTCACCGGCCCCGAAGTCGACCGGGCGAAGCTCCTGGATCTGGTGGTTGGCTCGCTCGTGATCTGGGTTCCCGTCTTTATCGCGTACGGGGCATTCAGCTTGTTGCTTGAGGCGTACTCGATCCTGCGCCTGATGCCCGACGGGAATCACTCACTTACTCTCTGGACTGCGGCGCGCATCAAGGCGGCGAGTTATCTGCTCTATATCGTCAGTTATGCCGTAGGTGCTGGCACGCTGTCGTTCTTGCTACCTCGACGGGCCTCGATCTCGCTTGCGCACGCGGCGGGCGTTGTTGCTCTGATTGCGGGTTTTGACCTCGCCACGCTCGCACTCGTGACCGGAGTGAGTGCACTCCTGTTACAGAGCGGAGCGGCGGGGATTCCTCAGGAATGGATCGAGCGTATCCTCGGTCTCGGCGGGCTGCTCGCAGCCTGCATCGTGCTCGGAGTAGCGCTGCTGCGGGCCCGTCGATCGCTGGGGCCGCTGGACCGATTGCGGGAATTGAGCCTTTTTCGCGCGGCGCGGGAAACCCCGCCTCGACGGCTCGTGGAACTGGCGCTCGTGCGTTTCGCTTTCGTCTGCGGCTTCATCGCCTCGATGTGCTCGGTCATCTACGCTTTCCGGATCGAGGTACCCGTTCCCGATGCGATCGTGAACGTGGCGTTGGTCTCGGCGGTGTCCAGCCTTCCGATCGCCTTTGCCGGTCTGGGGACCGGTCAGGCGGCCTTCGTCTATCTGCTGAAGGACTGGGCCGATCCCGGCACGCTGATTGCCTGCAGTTTGACCATG
- a CDS encoding PilZ domain-containing protein, which produces MEFPHMRGFQRSATEMTAEIRVEGTEALRWMVCDVSFSGIYLRGEKQLPVGTICQVTIFLDGQDPPILIEASGRVVREDDDGFGIQFDSVDVDSVDHLRNLVLANSQKPGEVIEEFETHIGLYEKD; this is translated from the coding sequence ATGGAATTTCCCCACATGCGCGGATTTCAACGCTCCGCAACTGAGATGACCGCAGAAATCCGCGTGGAGGGGACCGAGGCGCTGCGTTGGATGGTCTGCGACGTGAGTTTCTCCGGGATCTACCTCCGGGGCGAGAAACAACTCCCGGTGGGAACGATCTGCCAGGTGACCATCTTTCTCGATGGACAGGATCCGCCGATTCTGATCGAGGCGTCGGGACGGGTCGTTCGCGAGGACGACGACGGATTTGGGATCCAGTTCGATTCCGTGGATGTCGACAGTGTCGATCACCTGCGCAATCTGGTGCTGGCCAACTCCCAGAAACCCGGCGAGGTCATCGAAGAGTTCGAGACACACATCGGCCTGTACGAGAAAGACTAG